Within Metabacillus sp. KUDC1714, the genomic segment TTAGGATTAAAAAAGTTATAGACCAAAAATATATTGTATAGTTCAAATCTTCAAAGAACCATTTTCTTCCTAAAAGAGTATCTCTAAAACCTTCGATAATATAGTAAACAGGGTTAATTTTTAATATTGTTTGATATAAAGGATCCAATCGATTTGTATCCCATAATACTGGCAATAAAAAAAACATTATCCTCATAACTGATTGTATTGCAACTTGAAAGTCTCTAATTATTATTGAGATTGTTGAACATAACAAAGTAAATGCAAACAAAAATATAAATAGGCTAATCAAGAAATATGGGAGTTGAATCATATATAACCCTGGTTGGATTTGATATAAAACAAGGATAGCCCCCAAAACTAACATCATTATTATAAAGTTAAATGCATTGCTCACAATTGTTATGGTTGGTAATACACTCACAGGAAATTTCATTTTCGAAACCACATTTATTTTAGCATAAACACTATTTGATCCTTGAACAATTGAAGGGCTGATAAAAAACCATGGTATCAGCCCAATAAGAAACCAAACAAAAAACGGGGTATCCCCTACTGGTGTGCCTTGTCTTATACCTAGACCAAAGACAAACCAGTAAATAGCTACCTGTAAAACAGGATTCAAAATTTGCCATAAAACACCCAAATAATTCATTTGATTCTTGCTTTTCGTTTC encodes:
- a CDS encoding ABC transporter permease, with translation MTPVSQVIKEQFSNMHLIFRLAAYETKSKNQMNYLGVLWQILNPVLQVAIYWFVFGLGIRQGTPVGDTPFFVWFLIGLIPWFFISPSIVQGSNSVYAKINVVSKMKFPVSVLPTITIVSNAFNFIIMMLVLGAILVLYQIQPGLYMIQLPYFLISLFIFLFAFTLLCSTISIIIRDFQVAIQSVMRIMFFLLPVLWDTNRLDPLYQTILKINPVYYIIEGFRDTLLGRKWFFEDLNYTIYFWSITFLILIIGASIHVKFRDKFVDYL